The Pseudonocardia sp. HH130630-07 DNA window GGGACCCGCTGACGTGCATATCGGCACCGGAGAACCCGCCGCACTCCCCGGGTGCTGCCACCGTCCTTCGCGCCCCGCGCACACGAACGGCGTGCCGCACCCCGCTCAGGGATGCGGCACGCCGGGCGGGACGAGGGTCAGGACGACGTGCTGGCCGCACCCTCCGGGCGGGCCGGACCGGCGTCGGCGCGGACCTCGGGCTCCGCGGCGTCCTGCCGGGGGCCGGTGTCGCCGGCACCGTCGTCGCCGCGGCCCAGGATCCCCTCTTGGCCCGCGACCAGGGTCGGGACCGTGATCTGCCCCGCCACGTTGGTGGCGGTGCGCATCATGTCGAGGATCGGGTCGATACCGATGACCACCGCGATCCCGGCGGCGATGACCTCCGGGGGCAGTCCGACGGCGGCGAGGGTCAGCGTCAGCATGGTGAACCAGCCGGTGGTCCCGGCGGTGGCCAGCGCACCGAACACCGCCACGGCGATGATCGCGACGTACTGCCACACCGACAGGCCGACGCCGGAGATGTTCGCGATGAAGATCGTCGCCAGCGCCGGGTAGACCGCGGCGCAGCCGTCCATCTTCGTCGTCGTGGCCAGCGGGACGGCGAACCCGGCGTAGTTGCGGTCGACGCCCAGGTCGATCGCGGCCTGCCGGGACAGCGGCAGCGACGCGCCGGAGGACCGGGAGACGAACGCGAACTGCAGCACCGGCCAGGTCACCGAGAAGAACCGGCGCGGGCCGATCCCGGCCACGAACTTCAGCAGCAGCGGGTAGACCCCGAACAGCACGATCGCGCAGCCCAGGTAGACGGTGACGATCAGGCCGAGCAGCGAGCCGACGAAGTCGCTGCCGTAGGTGGCGAAGGCGTTGCCGATCAGGCCGAGCACACCGATCGGGGCGAGCACGATGATCCACCGGATGATGGTGAGCACGATCTCGAACGCGGACCGGGAGAACGCGACGAAGGGATCGGCCTTCTCCCCCAGCGCGTAGGCCGCGGCTCCGACGAGCAGCGCGGCGACCACGACCTGCAGCACGTTGTCCTCGGCGAACGCGGCGAGCGGGTTCGCCGGGAGCGCGTCGGAGAGCAGCGCCTGCCAGGAGCCGACGGTCCGCTGCCCGACCTCCTCGACGGCGGCCGGATCGGCGGCGAGCGAGATGCCCTGCCCCGGACGGCCGATCAGCCCGATCGCGATCCCGATGAGGACGGCGATCAGCGACGTCCCGGCGAACCACGCGACGGTGCGGCCGCCGAGCCGGGCCGCGGCCCGGCCGCCGCCGAGGTCGCGCAGGCTGACGATGCCGACGACGATCGCCAGGAAGACCAGCGGGGCGACGGTGAACTGCAGCAGCCCGGTGAACAGGCCGCCGATGGTGTCGAGCGTGGTCGCGAGCCAGTCGACGCCGCCGATCCGGGCGAGCAGCCCGAGCAGCGCACCGAGGACGAGCCCGGCGAGGGTGAGGACGGCGAACACGCGCGGCGTGCGCCAGGCGCGGGCCGCGCGGACGACGAGTGACACGGGGAGAACCCTTCGGGGTGACGAGGTGGGGGTCGGGCGGGGCGTTCGGTCAGGCCGGACAGCCCGACGCGACGCGCCGGCACAGGTCGATGACCCGCCGACTCACCAGCACCACGGTCCCGTGTCGCACGCGACCGTCAACGCCCGCGACGTCAGGATCCTTCCCGCCACGATCGGCGAGGATCATGACACGGATCACACAGGCCGTTCACCCGCCCGTACGGGCCGATTCGGCGCGTTCCGCTCCGCCCGCGGACCGGATCGCGCATGATGGTCGATCTGCCCGATCCTTACCCCCGAGGAGATCGTCGTGCACCCCGTGACCCGGCGCGCCGCGCTGACCCTGGCCGGCGCCGGTGCGCTCACCGCGCTGGTGCCGGGCACCGCGTCGGCCGCCCGGCCCTCGGCCGACCGGTTCGGCGACCCGTTCGGGCTCGGCGTGGCCTCCGGCGACCCCGGACCGGACGGCGTGGTGCTGTGGACCCGGCTCGCCCCCGAGCCCGGCGACCCCGACGGCGGGATGCCGCCGCGCCAGGTGGACGTCGGCTGGGAGGTCGCCGACGACGAGCGGTTCACCCGGGTGGTGCAGAACGGCACCGCGCTCGCCGACCCCCGCGACGCGCACAGCGTGCACGTCGAGCTGACCGGGCTGGCCCCCGGCCGGGAGTACTTCTACCGCTTCCGGGCGGGCGGCCACATCTCCCCGGTGGCCCGTACCCGCACCGCACCGGCCGCCGGGGCCGCGGTGTCCGCGCTGACGATCGGGGTCGCGTCCTGCGCCAACTTCGGCAGCGGCTACTTCAACGCCTACCGCGGGCTCGCGGCCGACGAGCCGGAGCTGGTGCTGCACCTCGGCGACTACTTCTACGAGAACGAGGGCTCCGGTGTCCGGGACCCCGGCGGGTCCGAGCCGAAGGATCTCGACGGGTACCGCATCCGGCACGCCCA harbors:
- a CDS encoding dicarboxylate/amino acid:cation symporter, with translation MSLVVRAARAWRTPRVFAVLTLAGLVLGALLGLLARIGGVDWLATTLDTIGGLFTGLLQFTVAPLVFLAIVVGIVSLRDLGGGRAAARLGGRTVAWFAGTSLIAVLIGIAIGLIGRPGQGISLAADPAAVEEVGQRTVGSWQALLSDALPANPLAAFAEDNVLQVVVAALLVGAAAYALGEKADPFVAFSRSAFEIVLTIIRWIIVLAPIGVLGLIGNAFATYGSDFVGSLLGLIVTVYLGCAIVLFGVYPLLLKFVAGIGPRRFFSVTWPVLQFAFVSRSSGASLPLSRQAAIDLGVDRNYAGFAVPLATTTKMDGCAAVYPALATIFIANISGVGLSVWQYVAIIAVAVFGALATAGTTGWFTMLTLTLAAVGLPPEVIAAGIAVVIGIDPILDMMRTATNVAGQITVPTLVAGQEGILGRGDDGAGDTGPRQDAAEPEVRADAGPARPEGAASTSS